TCTCGAGAAATGGCAAACCGCTATTTCTCCTACGGTGTTAACAACCCAAATAAGTGGCATGATCGTCAATATATTCAACATTGCCTGTCTGAAGGTATCGCCGATTAACATTCGGAAAAGGACATTTATCAGGCAGCAAATTGACCAAAAAATGAGCTTAAGAACCATACCAAATAGCGCCCCCAAACAATATAAGCAGCGTCTTTTTTAGACCATTGCTTCTTACTTCACGTTTCCCAAGCAGAAATTCATCTATATTTCTTCGAATAGAAATAATAGACCAGACCGAGACCAGTTCCAAGAAGCAAGCAAATCAAGATTAGAACGGGATTGAACCAATTGTTAGGGTTTGTGTTAACATTTGTGTTCAAATAGACCGCAACGGCGTAGACTGCGGCAACGCCCAGAACAGATTTAGGTTTTGGTGTCATGGGGTTTCTCCTTGTACGATTTATCTTCAAGTTCGAAAAAGACACTGGACTCCGGTTCAAATCCAGTGTCTTTTTTGTTTAAAACCAAGAAATGACCTGGTTTCTTATTTGCAACACATTCCGCTGACTAATGACGTAGCATTAAATCCAGCAGCTTGCCCAGTAACCTATCCCTGCCCCAAGACCAGAAGCTCCACCAGCCCCTAAGGCACTGGCCGGTCCACCAAATGCTCCTACAAAAGCGCCGCTTGCAAAGCCTGATAGCATAGCTTTATTAGCCTCCTTAGCAGAGCATTTTCCGCCTTTGCCACCAGCCACTTTTTGAAGTTGTGCCTCGTTCAAAGAAACTAATGTGTTGAATGTTGACATTATAATTATCCTCTCTATTTTTGATCAAGTTACACGTGGAGTTCTCACTAAAATGATTGACAATTTTATCGTAAATTGCAAGAACAAGTTAGCCAGTCGTTGAGGACAATCCCAGAACAGGCCGTTATCAAATAGAAGTTGTGGCGCTAGAGAGACTACTGGGCCATGCGGCGAACGCGCCGAGCTTCGGCCTCAAAGTTTTGCTGGGGTGTGCAGTAGCCCTGTTGTTTGCGAGGCAACTGATTCAAGCGGTCTTGCGTGGCCTGCACTTGACTAGGGCTAATGTCATCTAGGGACATGCCCTTAGGGAAGTCCTGGCGGATCATCCGGTTATGTGCCTCGTTGGTGCCACGGTCGCAGGACGTGTAAGGATGGGCGTAGAAGATCTCAGTTTCCGTCCCAGCAAAAGCAGTATTTAAGGCGGTGAACTCGGGTCCGTTGTCGGCTGTGATGGTCTTGATGCAAGCTCCCCATTCGCGCTTGATTCCACGCAATGCATAGCTCACAGAGTCTGCATCTCGTCCTTCGATCAAGCGGAGAAGTTGGCAACGGGTCTTGCGCTCAATCAGAGTCAAGATGACGCTCTCCTTGCCATTGCGTTTACCGACAATGGTATCCATCTCCCAGTGACCGAACTGCCTGCATCGTTCAACGACCTTAGGCCGTTCCTCGATACTGCGGCCAGCCAGGCGCTTAGCCTTGGTGTGGTGCTGGTGAGAGGTCTTCCGCTTAGTCTTCTCCAACAGGTCGATATTTCGAATCTCTAGGCGTTGGTCGTCAATGTGCTGGTACAAAGTCGAGGCACAAACAAGCTCTTCAGGAGTAAACAGCTTGTGTCGCTTGGCATAGCCGATTGAAGCATCCGGCGACCATTTGTCCTGCTTAGCTCGCTGTACGTACCAGGCTAAGAAGACCTGTACGCTGGCGAACTTGTCAGGACGATGGCAGCTCAAGCGTGCAGTCTCGTAACGTGCCTGAGCAGCCTCTGGCAGGTATTGTCGATGGTAGACGCGCTTGCCATTACTCTTCTTGACCTGATCTACTGTACCTCGCTTGATTTCATTATTAATGGTCTGCGGGCAGACGCCAATTTCAGCAGCAATCCAACGATTGGACTTCCCAGCTTGGCGGAATCCGGCCACTTTTCCGCGCTCGAGTGATGTTAAGTGCTGACCTTTTTGGCGGTGTGTGCTATCCTGTTTCTGCATCAAGACAATATCCTCTTCCATTGTTTGTGTAGGAACTTCAATGATACAGGATATCTGTTCTTGATGTTTTTTATTGTCCAAAAAATTTTGAGACAGTGGCTAACTTGATTCTAAAATGCGCGAACAAAAAATCTGTTGTTAAATGAACACTTTGTTGAAATCATGTTGGTTTAGAGGTGAACGTTGATGTCAGGAACACGGGACAATCGCCGGGTTCAGTATACGGTGAGTCAGTTTAAGACGGCCTTATTGCAGATTTTGGAAACCAAGGCGTTGGATGACGTCACCGTGACGGAGATTTGTCGTCAGGCGGATCTGAATCGCGGAACCTTTTACTTGCACTTCCAGTCACCCTTGGCTTTATTCGAACAGATTGAAATCGATTTACTCACTGAAATCCAACCGTATCTCAGTGTTAAAATAGACGATATGACCAAGATGTTGGTGCCGATTCTCAAGGTCATCATGCAACATCCGCAAGCCGCAACGATTCTTTTAACCACACCGGATAGTTCGGTTTTACAAAAAATCGTGCGGCCGATTCAGGCACAAACGCAGTCACGTTATCAAACGTGGTATGGCGAGACTGACAAAGATCATCTCGATTATTATTATACGTTCTTCATCAGTGGGACCGTGGGTGTGTTAACCATGTGGCTAAAGCGTGGCATGCAAGAGCCGCCGGAGCAAATTGCGAAGGTGATCGAAAATGTGGTTACCAAAGGGGCGCCGCACTAACTAAGTCGTTTATGGGAGAAAAAGATGCGAAATGTAAAATTAATTGCCAGTGATATGGACCAGACGCTGTTAACCAGCAAAGGTGTCTTACCACCGCACTTTGATCGTTACTTACACCGGCTTCATCAGGCAGGCATCGAATTCGTCGCTGCCAGTGGCCGACCGTTGTATACGTTGCAGGAAACCTTTCCGCACTTCAGCCAGCACATCTCGCTGGTTTGCGATAATGGCGGTTTAGTGGCAACGCATGGCCATATCATCGGAAAAAGTTTGATTTCCGCGGCCAAGTATCGCGAGATTGTGTCATTCATTCTTGAAAAAACCGATGGCGTTCCGGTGCTATGTGCCTTGGATGCCGCGTATATCAATGCGGTTGATGCCAAATACGCACCAGCGCTGTTGCCGTTTTACCACAAGCTCAAAAAGGTGCCGAATTTGCTGTATATGTCGCTAGAAGTCGATAAGGTCACGATTTATTTTCCCAATGCGGATAGTCGCAAGAATGCTGATCGCTATTTTCGGCCGGTGTTTGGTCAGGATTATACGGTTCAGGTGAGTGGCGAAACTTGGTTGGATATTCAAAATCTTGGCGTGAACAAAGGCCGCGGGATGCGGATTTTGAGTCGGCATTTTGATATTCCGACTGCCCAGATGATGGCGTTTGGTGATTATGATAATGATATTCCGATGCTGGAGACGGTTGGTTACAGTTATATTATGGCCAATGCGACGCAGGGGATGGCACAGCATGCCAAATATCGTACCCGTAGCAATGATGAATATGGCGTTTTACATGTGATGGATCAAGTCTTGCAGGCGCAGGAAGGCTAGGCGAGCGCATGGCGGCAATCGGGATGCGCGTGGTGATTGGCGGTTATGGGTTTGTGATGCTGCTGGTTGCCTGGCAGGCGTGGCAAGCCAAACAAGGGAACCTACTTTTCAATCAGCTAACGGCGCTGGCTGCGGTTTTGGTACTGACAGCGTCGGTGATTCCGGATAAGGTCAACGCGGTCATCGTTTTGCTGATCGGGTTGCTGGGTTTGTCCGTAGTGGCATGGCTCAATGGGATAGCAATGTACGGCAAGCCGCACGTAAGCCATCATTTGGTAAGGTTATTGGTACATTTGGTTTTGTTTGGGTTAGCGATTTGGTTGTTATAACTGAATCATTTGTACGATATGCGTTAGAAAAAAACTTCTCAGCAATCATTTGCACATTGCAACATGATCGCTGAGAAGTTTTTTTGTTTGATAATACCAAAACTTTATTAGAAATAGGCTTGGGCGAACAACTTGGCGGCCAACAGGAAAGCTAAAACGGCAATGATGACGCGTAGTAACTGCACTGGCAGGCGCCGGGCGATGATGGGTCCAATGTAGCCGCCGATGAAAAGGCCGATGCCGAGAGGGATGACCATGAGCCATTCGATTTTGGTCGTGAAAGCGTAGATGACGGTGGCGATGCCATTAGCCGCAAAGCCGGTCAGATTTTTCATTGAATTGGAAACGATGAAGGGTTGATCCACGGTCAAGGTTAATGTTGCCAACATCACAACACCGGCAGCAGCGCCGAAGTACCCAGCATAGGCACCCGTCACGAAGATAACAATGGTTTGGGCGGCCTCTTGCCGAAATGTCAGGCGGCGCGCGGGTTCGTTCGGATCATGTTCCTGCGTAGGCAGTTTGCCGCTGAACAACAGTAACAGACCCGCAGCAATGATGAAGAACGGGACAATTTTTTCAAAAGTCGATGCAGGCGCAATCAGCAACAAGGCGCTGCCGAAAATACTGCCGAGCGAAACCAACAGGATGAGTCGCCACAGAAATTTGCCGCGTCCGTGCAATTCAGGCAGGGATGAAACTGCTGAGCCGACACCGGTGAATACCAAGGCGGCGGTGTTGGTCACATTGGCAATCACCGGCGGCACCCCAATGGCCAGCAACGCCGGGTAAGAAACCAACGAAGCCAGCCCAGCCAACGTGGCCGTCAAGCCAGCACCGATGCCGGCAATGAGTAGAAAAATAAAAATTGCGAGAGTCATGAATCCTCCTCCAAAAGAATGAGCGTGAGCAGGAGCGCTTAGAAATCGGAGTGTAAGTGGCCTCAAGTCTAAATGGCTGGGCTTTGGCCATTTGGGCTTGAGGTCCTTACACGTAGATTTCTGCGACTGCGAACGCGTTAAAGTGAATGAGCGTGAGCCGATTTCTGCGCCGGGGAGCGCGTTAAAGTGAACCTGAGCAAAACCACATAGTTTTATTTTATACGCAAACCAACACCCGTTGAGAGTCATAACCCAAACAACTACCGGAACAGAAGGCTACACCATGTGTGCACGGCCACCAACTACTTTGGCGTCAAAGCCTTAATCGTTGCGGTAATGCTGTGGTTCACGGTGTCGGCGTCTAGCGGCTGATTGAAGTATAAAAATCCCAGAATCAAACCACTGGTAGTCGACCAGATAGCTCTTAAAATATCTTCAAACGGCCAGTCAACCAGCACCCCCTGTTGTTTCAGGACGGTTAAATCATGCGTCATCGTCTGCCAATATTGGGCTGTGAAGTTGCCAATGACCTGTTCACGAACCTGCGTGTCATTTAACAATTCCGATAGAACGA
Above is a window of Lacticaseibacillus casei DSM 20011 = JCM 1134 = ATCC 393 DNA encoding:
- a CDS encoding Cof-type HAD-IIB family hydrolase — its product is MRNVKLIASDMDQTLLTSKGVLPPHFDRYLHRLHQAGIEFVAASGRPLYTLQETFPHFSQHISLVCDNGGLVATHGHIIGKSLISAAKYREIVSFILEKTDGVPVLCALDAAYINAVDAKYAPALLPFYHKLKKVPNLLYMSLEVDKVTIYFPNADSRKNADRYFRPVFGQDYTVQVSGETWLDIQNLGVNKGRGMRILSRHFDIPTAQMMAFGDYDNDIPMLETVGYSYIMANATQGMAQHAKYRTRSNDEYGVLHVMDQVLQAQEG
- a CDS encoding TetR/AcrR family transcriptional regulator, with translation MSGTRDNRRVQYTVSQFKTALLQILETKALDDVTVTEICRQADLNRGTFYLHFQSPLALFEQIEIDLLTEIQPYLSVKIDDMTKMLVPILKVIMQHPQAATILLTTPDSSVLQKIVRPIQAQTQSRYQTWYGETDKDHLDYYYTFFISGTVGVLTMWLKRGMQEPPEQIAKVIENVVTKGAPH
- a CDS encoding sulfite exporter TauE/SafE family protein is translated as MTLAIFIFLLIAGIGAGLTATLAGLASLVSYPALLAIGVPPVIANVTNTAALVFTGVGSAVSSLPELHGRGKFLWRLILLVSLGSIFGSALLLIAPASTFEKIVPFFIIAAGLLLLFSGKLPTQEHDPNEPARRLTFRQEAAQTIVIFVTGAYAGYFGAAAGVVMLATLTLTVDQPFIVSNSMKNLTGFAANGIATVIYAFTTKIEWLMVIPLGIGLFIGGYIGPIIARRLPVQLLRVIIAVLAFLLAAKLFAQAYF
- a CDS encoding IS30 family transposase, which codes for MQKQDSTHRQKGQHLTSLERGKVAGFRQAGKSNRWIAAEIGVCPQTINNEIKRGTVDQVKKSNGKRVYHRQYLPEAAQARYETARLSCHRPDKFASVQVFLAWYVQRAKQDKWSPDASIGYAKRHKLFTPEELVCASTLYQHIDDQRLEIRNIDLLEKTKRKTSHQHHTKAKRLAGRSIEERPKVVERCRQFGHWEMDTIVGKRNGKESVILTLIERKTRCQLLRLIEGRDADSVSYALRGIKREWGACIKTITADNGPEFTALNTAFAGTETEIFYAHPYTSCDRGTNEAHNRMIRQDFPKGMSLDDISPSQVQATQDRLNQLPRKQQGYCTPQQNFEAEARRVRRMAQ